In Nocardia asteroides, the following proteins share a genomic window:
- a CDS encoding serine hydrolase has protein sequence MPLVVTAAQAAPPALTQVTVPGFDNDMSSRIARVNSYLAGRPGVVGYVLRDRVTGGTYANEHAENQVWTASTIKLAIAADLLNRARVGAIGLSPDDRTNLESMLATSNDHAADVLWNKYIGLDRMAYNNAFRAYGMVSLIPQPTASAMFPDWSFQKCTAADLDRLMNTILDTMHPDDLAYLLDRMRSVDSNQHWGVWGAGARMRPGLKNGWSAEADGWVVNSVGVAGDGERYTLAIMNALGADGGYTEGAETDTKVAELLLAGR, from the coding sequence GTGCCGCTGGTGGTCACCGCGGCCCAGGCGGCGCCCCCCGCGTTGACCCAGGTCACGGTGCCCGGGTTCGACAACGACATGAGCTCGCGCATCGCGCGGGTGAACTCCTACCTGGCCGGCCGCCCCGGCGTCGTCGGCTACGTGCTGCGCGATCGCGTCACCGGCGGCACCTACGCCAACGAGCACGCCGAGAACCAGGTGTGGACCGCCTCCACGATCAAACTGGCCATCGCCGCCGACCTGCTCAACCGGGCCAGGGTCGGCGCCATCGGCCTGTCCCCCGACGACCGCACCAACCTCGAATCCATGCTGGCCACGTCGAACGATCACGCCGCCGACGTCCTGTGGAACAAGTACATCGGTCTCGACCGGATGGCCTACAACAACGCGTTCCGGGCCTACGGCATGGTCAGCCTCATCCCGCAGCCGACCGCCTCGGCGATGTTCCCCGACTGGTCCTTCCAGAAGTGCACCGCCGCCGACCTGGACCGGCTGATGAACACCATCCTCGACACCATGCACCCCGACGACCTCGCCTACCTGCTGGACCGGATGCGCTCGGTCGACTCCAACCAGCACTGGGGCGTGTGGGGCGCGGGCGCGCGGATGCGTCCCGGCCTGAAGAACGGCTGGTCGGCCGAGGCCGACGGCTGGGTGGTCAACTCGGTGGGCGTGGCGGGCGACGGCGAGCGCTACACCCTGGCGATCATGAACGCGCTCGGCGCCGACGGCGGCTACACCGAGGGCGCCGAGACCGACACCAAGGTCGCCGAGCTCCTGCTTGCCGGTCGCTGA
- a CDS encoding NAD(P)/FAD-dependent oxidoreductase: MSTQSVGNQRHRVVVIGSGFGGLFGTRHLRKADVDITLISKTSTHLFQPLLYQVATGILSTGEIAPATRLVLRKQKNAQVLLGDVHDIDLENNTVTSRLLNRDTVTPFDSLIVATGAQQSYFGNDHFATFAPGMKTIDDALELRARILGAFEQAELATTQEERDRLLTFIVVGAGPTGVELAGQIAELADRTLDGTFRTIDPRDARVILLEGAGAVLGPMGPKLGAKAAKRLEKMGVEIQLNAMVTDVDAHGVIVKDADGSTRRIESACKVWSAGVQASPLGKMIAERSDGTEVDRAGRVIVEPDLTVKGHPNIFVVGDLMSVPGVPGQAQGAIQGSTYAAKAIKAGLKGQTPEQRAPFKYFNKGSMATISRFDAVCQIGKFEFSGFLAWLAWLALHLYYLVGYRSRIVTVIGWFVSFLGRNRGQMAATEQWVFARLAIEEVQSDQADADELAAALGAPPGNNSKQVRAQREAG; the protein is encoded by the coding sequence ATGAGCACTCAGTCTGTCGGGAACCAGCGGCACCGCGTGGTGGTGATCGGTTCCGGGTTCGGCGGGTTGTTCGGCACCAGGCACCTGCGCAAGGCCGATGTCGACATCACCCTCATCTCGAAGACCTCCACCCACCTGTTCCAGCCGCTGCTGTACCAGGTGGCCACCGGCATCCTGTCCACCGGTGAGATCGCGCCCGCCACCCGGCTGGTGCTGCGCAAGCAGAAGAACGCGCAGGTGCTGCTCGGCGACGTGCACGACATCGACCTGGAGAACAACACGGTCACCTCGCGACTACTCAACCGCGACACCGTCACCCCGTTCGACAGCCTCATCGTTGCCACCGGCGCCCAGCAGTCGTACTTCGGCAACGACCACTTCGCCACCTTCGCGCCGGGCATGAAGACCATCGACGACGCGCTCGAACTGCGCGCGCGCATCCTGGGCGCCTTCGAGCAGGCCGAGCTCGCCACCACCCAGGAGGAGCGCGACCGGCTGCTCACCTTCATCGTCGTCGGCGCGGGCCCGACCGGTGTGGAGCTGGCCGGGCAGATCGCCGAGCTGGCCGATCGCACCCTCGACGGCACCTTCCGCACCATCGACCCCCGCGACGCGCGCGTCATCCTGCTCGAGGGCGCGGGTGCCGTGCTCGGCCCGATGGGCCCCAAACTGGGCGCCAAGGCGGCCAAGCGGCTGGAGAAGATGGGCGTGGAGATCCAGCTCAACGCCATGGTGACCGATGTCGACGCGCACGGCGTCATCGTCAAGGACGCCGACGGCAGCACCCGCCGGATCGAATCGGCGTGCAAGGTGTGGTCGGCCGGTGTGCAGGCCAGCCCGCTGGGCAAGATGATCGCCGAGCGGTCCGACGGCACCGAGGTGGACCGGGCCGGGCGCGTGATCGTCGAACCCGACCTCACGGTCAAGGGCCATCCGAACATCTTCGTGGTCGGCGACCTGATGTCGGTGCCGGGCGTGCCCGGCCAGGCGCAGGGCGCGATCCAGGGCTCGACCTACGCCGCCAAGGCCATCAAGGCCGGCCTCAAGGGCCAGACCCCCGAGCAGCGCGCGCCGTTCAAGTACTTCAACAAGGGCTCGATGGCGACGATCTCGCGCTTCGACGCCGTCTGCCAGATCGGCAAGTTCGAGTTCAGCGGCTTCCTCGCGTGGCTGGCCTGGCTGGCGCTGCACCTGTACTACCTGGTGGGCTACCGCAGCCGGATCGTCACCGTGATCGGCTGGTTCGTCTCGTTCCTCGGCCGCAACCGCGGTCAGATGGCCGCCACCGAGCAGTGGGTCTTCGCCCGGCTGGCGATCGAGGAGGTCCAGTCCGACCAGGCCGACGCCGACGAGCTCGCGGCCGCGCTCGGCGCCCCGCCCGGCAACAACAGCAAGCAGGTGCGCGCGCAGCGCGAGGCCGGCTAG